The nucleotide sequence TGGGCTCTCCTGGGGCTGCCGGCGCCGGCCATGCAGGATGGGGCGGGTCCGGCGAAGGGGCAGTGGTGACCTCCGTTCCCGAACAGGCGCTTTCGGCCAGGGGCAGGAAGCGCCTGTTGGTGTCACTGGCCGTCATCGGCGCCGTGGCTGTGCTTGCCGTCGGTTCGGCGATTACCGTCAATGCGGTCAAGCCAGGCCCGGACCAACCCGTGAAGGAGTATGTCCAGGCACTCGTTGACGGCGATGCACGGAAGGCAATGGAAATTCTGGATCCTGACGTGCCCAATGAGGAACGGACCCTCTTGACGAATGAGATTCTCGGCGCCGCGGAGAACCGCATTGACGGCTACTCGATCATTTCGAGCAAGGTTTCCGGTGAGTCGGCGCAGGTCCGTGCCGAACTGCGCCAGGACGGCCGCAAGTACGAGCAAACGTTCACCCTCACCAAGAACCAGCCGGAACTCCTGAACGATCATTGGAAGCTCGAGGCGTTCCCGCTGCAACACGTCACTGTCTCCGCAGACGCGCCCGTTTCCGCCGTTTCGGTCAACGGAGTAACCGTTGCTTCCGGTCATAACGGGGCCACCGCTTTAGGTACGAATATCAGTCTTCCGGCGTTTCCCGGGTCCTACTCGGTAGGTCTTCCGGACAGCGAGAAGTACCTCTCCGCTGAGGAACAGCAGGTGGTGGTCTCGGGCGGGTCGCTGCCACAGGCCCCAGAGACGGTCAGGCTTACAGTGACGGCCTCGGATGCACTTGTGGCTGAGACCTCCCGGCAGGTGACTGCCGCCCTGGCTGCGTGCGAGAAATCCACAGACCTCGAACCGGAGGGATGCCCGTTTTCATGGTTTGCCTTCGGCGATGTACGGAACGTCAAATGGTCGGTCACCACAGATCCTGACTACACGCTTACCCAATCGTTCGACGGTACATGGCGGATCAGCGGCGGCAAGGCCGGTGAGGCAACTGTGAGCTATGAAAGGAATGCCTCGTTCAGCAAAACAAACCCCGAGTGGGAGAAGGAAACGGACCAAGCGCAGTTCTACGTAAGTGGCAACGTCGCGGTCGAGTCGGGCAAGGTCGTGGTCACCCTTTCCCGGTTCTGACGCGATGGTTTTCCACATAGCCGGGCCGCTGCTTCCGGTGCCTCGCCGGGGCCACTAGCGTGGGATCTGTCCGAATCGCGGAATTCCATCCCGATGCACTAAGATAGTGAAGTCTGTGCTGCGCCCTGATCCGTTTTGGATGCGGGCCTGCGCGACATCGCAAATGAACCTCCTGTTACGGAAATACCGTAGCCGCTTAGCCCAAAGGAGGTGGGTTCACATATGCGTCCTTACGAATTGATGGTAATCATCGACCCCGAGGTCGAAGAGCGTACCGTAGAGCCGTCGCTTCAGAAGTTCCTGAACGTCATCACCAACGATGGTGGAACCATCGAAAAGGTTGACATCTGGGGCCGTCGCCGTCTGGCTTACGACATCAAGAAGAAGTCCGAAGGTATCTACGCCGTGGTGAACTTCACCGCGACGCCGGCTACCGCCAAGGAACTTGACCGCCAGCTGGGTCTCAACGAGACCATCATGCGCACCAAGATCATCCGCCCCGAAGAGCAGAAGGTTGTTGCTGAGTAATTTCAGCTCCCAACTTTCATTCTTTACACCGCAGGAACGAACAAGGAGGCAGTAGATGGCAGGCGAAACCACTATTACGGTCATCGGTAATCTCACCAATGACCCCGAACTGAGGTTCACACCGTCAGGTTCGGCAGTAGCGAACTTCACCATCGCATCCACGCCCCGCACCTTCGACCGCCAGTCCAACGAATGGAAGGACGGGGAAACCCTGTTCCTCCGCGCTTCGGTCTGGCGGGAGGCAGCAGAAAACGTTGCCGAGTCCCTCACCAAGGGCACCCGCGTGATTGTTTCCGGCCGCCTGAAGAGCCGTTCCTACGAAACCAAGGAAGGCGAGAAGCGCACCGTTATCGAGCTCGAAGTCGATGAAATCGGCCCGAGCCTGCGTTACGCCAATGCCAAAGTCAACCGCACCCAGCGCTCCGGCGGCCAGGGCGGATTCGGCGGCGGCAACAGCGGCGGATTCGGTGGCGGTGGATTCGGTGGCGGCCAGGGTGGAAACCAGGGCGGCAACACCGGAGGAAGCTGGGGCGGCAACCAGCCCGCAGCGCAGGATGACCCTTGGGCAACGCCCGGCGTCAGCAATGCGGGCGGCGGCTGGGGCAACGGCCCGGATTCCGAACCTCCCTTCTAAACAAACAAACACAAGGTCCGGCGCAGCATGCGTGAAGGCGTGCCATATGGCACGTTTGTGCACGCCGCGATCGGACCACCACCATCCCGTGGATCACGATTCACGGGCTCCCTAGAATAGGAGCTCCACGATGGCTAAGGCTGAACTCCGTAAGCCCAAACCAAAGTCCAACCCCTTGAAGGCCGCTGACATCACTGTCATCGACTACAAGGACGTAGCATTGCTGCGCAAGTTCATCTCCGACCGCGGAAAGATCCGCGCCCGTCGCGTCACTGGCGTCACGGTGCAGGAGCAGCGCAAGATCGCCCAGGCAATCAAGAACGCCCGCGAAGTTGCTCTGCTGCCCTACTCCGGCGCTGGCCGGGGCTAAGGAAAGGGATTAACTAACATGGCAAAGCTCATTCTGACCCACGAAGTAACCGGTCTCGGTGCTGCTGGCGACGTTGTCGAGGTCAAGGACGGTTACGCCCGTAACTACCTGCTGCCCCGCGGTTTCGCCCTGACCTGGTCGAAGGGTGGCGAGAAGCAGGTTGAGTCCATCAAGGCTGCCCGCGCCGCCCGCGAGCACGCTTCCCTGGAAGATGCTCAGAAGCAGGCCGCCGCTCTGTCCGCCAAGCCGGTCAAGCTGGTTGTCAAGGCCGGCGAAAGCGGCCGCCTGTTCGGCACGGTCAAGCAGGCCGACGTTGCCGACGCTGTTGAGGCCGCAGGCCTGGGCAGCATCGACAAGCGCAAGGTTGAACTGCCGGCTCACATCAAGTCGGTTGGTTCCTACCAGGCCAACGTCCGTCTGCACGACGACGTTGCCGCTGTGATCGAACTCGACGTAGTCGCAGGCAAGTAGCCTGTACTGCTGACGGCCCCCGCGGTCGGTTTCCTCCGGGAAGCCGACCGCGGGGGCTTCGTCGTTGCTGTGAAAAATGATCCCGCCGTGGCCGGGGGTCTCAGTCCCCGCGCAGGCTGTAGGTGCTCACGACGTTGCCTTTGCTGGTCCGGTACTGGTCCTTCAGCACCAGCCTTGTCAGTGGGTCGCCTTCCTCGAAGAGCCGCCGCCCGCTGCCGGCCACCACGGGGTGCGTCATGAGGGTCAGCTCATCGAGGAGGCCGGCGAACAGCAGCTGTCGGGTCACCGAGATGCTGCCGCATACAGCGATCTCTCCGCCCTCGCGCGTTTTGAGGTCGGTGATGAACTCCTCCAGCGGTCCCTCGATCCGGCGGGAGTTCTGCCATTCCAGAGGCTCGGACAGGGTGCGGGACGCAACGAACTTTTGCACCGGGTTGATGAAGGCCGCGAAGTCCTCGTCCTGGGAAGCGTTGGGCCAGTACCCGGCCCACTCCTGATAGCTCACCCGGCCCAGGACCACCGTGTCCACGGTGTTGATCATCCTGGTCAGCCCCTTGCCCAGGTCCTCATCGAAGCTGTCGAACTGGAACTTGAACGGGTCCTGCACCACGCCGTCCACGGAGTGGAACAGTCCGGCAGTAACTTTGCGCATCGGGGCCTCCAAAATCCGGTTGTCAGGCATACGCTATTTCGCGGCAGCGGCCATGGGAAGACTTCGCCCCCCGGAACGGCGTCCCTCCGGACTACTGGCTGTGCAGAACAGATATGCCGTAGCGGTAACCGAGACTGATCAGCTCGGCCAGCACGGTTTCATCGACGTCGGCCAGCTTGGTGATGTAGAGGCATCCCGCCCCTGTCTTGTGCTTGCCCAGCTGGCTCAGCAGCGCAGCCGACTCGGGCGCATTGGTGAGGCCATACAGCGACAGGCTGGCCTTGCGCGGCGAAAATCCAACCGCTGCTGTATCCCCTTCCCGCCCGCTGGCGTACCTGTAGTGCACTCTGCCGAACCCGACGATGGTGGGACCCCACATCTCCGGCTCCTGTCCCGTCAGCTCCGCCATGAGGTCCCGCAGGCGCTGGCCATCCTGCCGCCGTACCGGGTGCTTCACGGCCGCGATGAAGTCATCAGCGGAAGCCCCCGTCACCTGTGTCTTGTTCTCCGCCATGAAAGGCAGTGTACTGGCCGGCCGAGGCGCCCTTTCCCCCTGTCTTCAGAACCCGCAGCCGCCGTCGGAATAAAGACCGGCAGTCCCGGGTTGAGCGAGTAGATGCAAATGCATGTAACCGCGACCCAGAGGAGAGCATCATGGAGACCCGCCGCATAACCGTCCTGTCCGCCGGCCTGGGGGTCCCGTCGTCAAGCCGGCTGCTTGCCGACCAGCTGGCCGCCGCCGTCACCGGGAAGCTGGCTGCGGCTGGTTACGAAGTGACCATCGACGTTGTGGAGCTCCGCGAGCTGGCCGTGGACATCGCCAACAACTTTGTCACGGGGTTCGCGCCGCCCCGGTTGGCCGAGGTGATTGCCGGCGTCGAAGCCTCCGACGGGATCATCGCCGTCACCCCCGTGTTCAGTGCCTCCTACAGCGGCCTGTTCAAGTCCTTCATTGACGTCCTCGACCCCAAATCCCTGGACGGCAAGGCAGTGCTCCCGGGCGCCACCGGGGGAACGGACCGCCACCAGATGGTCCTGGATCACGCCATGCGCCCGCTGTTCAGCTACCTGCGCACTCGCACCACGGCCACGGCCGTCTTTGCCGGCCCGCAGGACTGGGGAAACACGGACGACGGCGGGACTCCCCTTTCGCTGCGCATCGAACGGGCCGCGGCGGAATTTAGCCGCCTCCTGGAAGGGGAGCAGCCGGGCCGCAAGCCGGCTCCCCTGGAGTCGCTGCCTTTCGAGCAGTTGCTGGCCGGAATCTCTGGCGGCCAGTAGCGCGAACTAATCGCGTCTTCTGCTCGTTGTGCCGGGCATGAAATGTCCCATTGATTCTTCAGACCTGGTCATGAGCGAACGCAGCGGTGTGGAAATCGACTACTGCCCGCAGTGCCGGGGGGTGTGGCTGGACCGCGGCGAGCTGGACAAGATCATCGACCGCGTCAATGCCGGGGCGGCGGCACCTCCGGCGCCCGTTCCGCCGGCTACCCCCGCGCCCGGCATGGCACCGCCGCCGCTGTACCGTGACTTTGAACCGCGGCGGGATCAGCCGCGGCGGGATCAGCCGCGCTACGATGACCGGAGCTACGGCAAGGGCTACGACCGCGACTCCGACCGCCGCCACCACAAGAAGAAAGAGGGCTGGCTGGGGGACCTGTTCGACTTCTAGCGGCCCGGGCTCCCCGGAGGCGGTTAGTCGTCCAACAGGGCGATGAACTCGCGTGCCTGCTTCATGGTGATGTCCGAGTGCCGGGTCAGGGCGGTGGCGGCCGCCTCGATGTTGCCGCTCTTGGCGAGGGTGCGGATGCGGCCGTAAATCTCGTCATTGAGCATGTTGCTGCTGACCTCCCGGGTGACATCGCCCTTGCTCGCAATGGCCCGGTACCGGTACGGAAACCGCTGCGGCGGCTCGTCGTCGTCCTCGGGTTCGCTGGGCTCCTGGGCGGGCGAGCGGAAAGGCTGCGGGTGGGCCGCCAGCGCGGCTACCGCGTCCCGCGCCGCGCGCAGGCCCTGCCCTGACACCTCGTAGTACAGCTTGATCGCCGCCATCGCCTGTCCCTGGGCGATCAGGGAGTACAGCCGGCGGTGTTCATCCTCGGACAGTTTGGCTGCGGCTTCCCTGGCGAGCTCTGCGGACTCAGCCGGCGGCTGGGCGGGCTCTTTGACGGTCTGCCGGCGCCGACCCCACGCGCGCGCCGCGAGGGCCACGGCGACGCCCGCGGCGATAAGGATCAGGAAGGGGATCAGGAGCGATTCCATGGTTACAGCCGATCTACAAATTGCTTGGCGGTCAAAAGGTTGGAATGGGTGGCCTCGCGCAGGAGCCTGATGGCCTGGAGCTTCTGCCCGTTGCGCACCAGAGCCTGCAGCTGCAAGGCCAGCTGCGGGTTCACCGTGGTCCCGGTCAGCACTGCCGCGAGGTCGGAGCGCTGCGGATTGTCAGGATTGCGGACGGGATCGTGGCCTGGATGGCCCGGCGGCCCGTGCTGCTGGAGCGGCTCGTGGTGTTGGAACTGCCGGTTCTGGCTTGGCAGGGCTGCCGCCTCCATGCGCGCCCGTGCGGCCAGGGCAGCCCGGACCTGGGCTGCGTAGTGGGCTTGGGAGCGCCGTGCCAGTTCCAGCTGGTAGCGGTCCGCGTCGGACATTCCTCCGTCGCGCGGCTTCAGTGCCGTGGCGAAAGCCCAGAGGGCTGCGGCGAGGATAAGGGCAGGAACCAAAACCGTTAGAACGTCGCCCATACCTAGAGCTTAACGCCACATCCGCGTTATCCACAGCATATGCCCGGCTATGCATGGTGCCGCCTCAGGAGGAGCACTCTGCCGCCCCGGATGGGACAGATTCATGCCGGGAGCATGCCTTCCGGGCCGACT is from Arthrobacter sp. QXT-31 and encodes:
- the rpsF gene encoding 30S ribosomal protein S6, whose translation is MRPYELMVIIDPEVEERTVEPSLQKFLNVITNDGGTIEKVDIWGRRRLAYDIKKKSEGIYAVVNFTATPATAKELDRQLGLNETIMRTKIIRPEEQKVVAE
- a CDS encoding single-stranded DNA-binding protein is translated as MAGETTITVIGNLTNDPELRFTPSGSAVANFTIASTPRTFDRQSNEWKDGETLFLRASVWREAAENVAESLTKGTRVIVSGRLKSRSYETKEGEKRTVIELEVDEIGPSLRYANAKVNRTQRSGGQGGFGGGNSGGFGGGGFGGGQGGNQGGNTGGSWGGNQPAAQDDPWATPGVSNAGGGWGNGPDSEPPF
- the rpsR gene encoding 30S ribosomal protein S18, with the translated sequence MAKAELRKPKPKSNPLKAADITVIDYKDVALLRKFISDRGKIRARRVTGVTVQEQRKIAQAIKNAREVALLPYSGAGRG
- the rplI gene encoding 50S ribosomal protein L9, which encodes MAKLILTHEVTGLGAAGDVVEVKDGYARNYLLPRGFALTWSKGGEKQVESIKAARAAREHASLEDAQKQAAALSAKPVKLVVKAGESGRLFGTVKQADVADAVEAAGLGSIDKRKVELPAHIKSVGSYQANVRLHDDVAAVIELDVVAGK
- a CDS encoding dihydrofolate reductase family protein, producing MRKVTAGLFHSVDGVVQDPFKFQFDSFDEDLGKGLTRMINTVDTVVLGRVSYQEWAGYWPNASQDEDFAAFINPVQKFVASRTLSEPLEWQNSRRIEGPLEEFITDLKTREGGEIAVCGSISVTRQLLFAGLLDELTLMTHPVVAGSGRRLFEEGDPLTRLVLKDQYRTSKGNVVSTYSLRGD
- a CDS encoding DUF1801 domain-containing protein → MAENKTQVTGASADDFIAAVKHPVRRQDGQRLRDLMAELTGQEPEMWGPTIVGFGRVHYRYASGREGDTAAVGFSPRKASLSLYGLTNAPESAALLSQLGKHKTGAGCLYITKLADVDETVLAELISLGYRYGISVLHSQ
- a CDS encoding FMN reductase — protein: METRRITVLSAGLGVPSSSRLLADQLAAAVTGKLAAAGYEVTIDVVELRELAVDIANNFVTGFAPPRLAEVIAGVEASDGIIAVTPVFSASYSGLFKSFIDVLDPKSLDGKAVLPGATGGTDRHQMVLDHAMRPLFSYLRTRTTATAVFAGPQDWGNTDDGGTPLSLRIERAAAEFSRLLEGEQPGRKPAPLESLPFEQLLAGISGGQ
- a CDS encoding TFIIB-type zinc ribbon-containing protein, with amino-acid sequence MKCPIDSSDLVMSERSGVEIDYCPQCRGVWLDRGELDKIIDRVNAGAAAPPAPVPPATPAPGMAPPPLYRDFEPRRDQPRRDQPRYDDRSYGKGYDRDSDRRHHKKKEGWLGDLFDF